The genomic region GACCCGCCCGGGCCGACGGCGGCGCGCTGCTTCGCGCTGGGCGCCGCGACGGCGCGCGCGCTGGCGGCGGGCCCGTGGCGCGTGGCGCTCATCGCCTCCTCGAGCTGGTCGCACGCCTTCCTGACTCCGCGGACGGGGTATCTCCATCCCGACATCGAGGCCGATCGCGCGCGCTTCGCCGAGCTGCGCGATGGCCGCCTCGAGCGCTGGCGCGACCTCATCTGGCCCGAGATCGAGGCCGCCGGCCAGCACGAGCTGCTCAACTGGATCTGCCTCGCGGGAGCCATGCACGCGCTCGGCCGCCGCGCCGAGATCGTGGACTGGGTGGAGACCTACGTCTTCAACTCGAGCAAGTGCTTCGCGGTCTTTCCGTGCTCGTAACGCTCGACGACATCAAGGTAATGTTCGTGGTATCCCCAAGTGGTCCCCAGGGCGCCGGCGAGGCCTTCGGCAGGCTGGAAGCCCGTCTCCCGGGCCTCAAGGGGAGAAAATTCTACGGGACCCTTCTGAACGGCGAGTACCGTGCGTGCGTGGCGCTCGAGCCCCAGGACTCGCCGGCCGCTATGGGTCTGGAGACGTGGACGATCCCGGGCGGCGCCTACGCGCGCCGAAAACTGGAACGCTGGTCGGAGCGCCTTCCCGAGATCGGTCAGATCTTCGGCGCCCTGACCGCGGAGTACGCTCGAGACCCGGCGCGTCCGAACGTCGAGTTCTACCGGAGCCAGAAGGAGCTGCTCCTCTTCATGGCGGTCACGAGCCGCGCAGAAAGCCGGGCTCTGGTCCCTTAGGCGTCGCCTACGCGTCCCCGTCCCGGCCGGGAGCGCGCTCGGCTTGCGCGGCCTCTTTGGCGGCCATCTTGCGCTTGAGCTCCTCGGGCGTCAGGCGGACGATGTCCTCGTTCTGGTGGGCGTAGACCGTGTGCGCCGAGGTGTCGAGCTGCTCGAGCGCCACGCGCCCCTCGAGCACCTGCGATTTCCACCGCTGCTGCTCCTCCTCGCGCGCGTGGAACTCCGGCATGACCTCGCGCGCGAAGAGCTCGAGGCTCGCGCAGATGTCCTCGTGGGGCGTCCGGCCCGTCTGGTTGAGCAGGATGACCTGGTCCACGCGGGCGGCCTCGAACTCGCGGAGCCTCCGCCTGATCGTCCTGGGTGAGCCGATCAGCCCCGCCCGGAGCGTCTCCTCGGCCTTCGGCGTCTGGCGCCACTCCTCGTAGAGCTTCCACATGTTGCCCCTGCCCGGCTCGGCCATGCCGTGCCGCCCGTAGTGCGAGAGGCAGAACACGAAGAAAGTCCAGCCGGCCGCCTTCTCCTGCGCCTCTTCGTCCGTCGGCGCGCACATGAACGCGCTCACCATCGCGACGTTGGGATTGGTCGGGTACTCCGCGAGCTTGGCCAGGCGCCGGGTCAGGTTGACGTAGTACTCGTTCACCCAGACGCGCGCCGCCTCCGGGCTGACGAACTGGAAGCCGAGCGCGCCCATGCCCCATTGCCCGGCATTGCCGATGGTCGTGATGTTGGAGCAGGCGACCCAAAGCGGCGGGTGCGGCTTCTGGTAGGGCTTGGGGATCACGTTGCGCGCGGGAAAGTCGAAGAAGCGGCCGTGGAACTCGACCGCATCCTGCGTGAAGCACGGGATGAGCGCCCGCACCGCCTCCTCCCACACGTCGCGCTTGTCGCGCACGCGGCGGCCGAAGGGATGCAGCTCGACGGGACCTTGCGCTTCGCCGAGCCCGAGCTCCACGCGCCCGCCGGAGAGAAGGTCGAGAGTCGAGACCCGCTCGGCGACGCGGATCGGGTGGTTGGTGGGAAGCTGGATGACGCCGTGGCCGAGCCGGATGCGGCGCGTGCGCTGGCTCGCCGCGCCGAGGAAAACCTCGGGCGCGGAGGAGTGCGAGTACTCCTCGAGGAAGTGGTGCTCGACTTCCCACGCGTAGTCGTAGCCGAGACCGTCCGCCAGCTCGATCTGGGCGAGGGACTCGTGGAGGAGCCGGTACTCGCTGTCGGCGCTCCACGGCCGCGGCAGCTGATGCTCGTAGAAGATCCCGAACTTCATCGCTCGCAGAGAGTATATCCTCGGCGCACGCATGGTCAAGGTCATTACGTTCCTCAAGCGGAAGTCCGGGATGCCGGTAGAGGAGTTCCAGAGCTACTGGCGCACCCGGCACCCGGAGGTCGTGACGCGGCTCCCGGGAGTGCGCCGCTACGTCCAGTCCCACACACTTCTCGCCACGTATCGTACGGACGAGCCCGTCTACGACGGGATCGCCGAAGTGTGGGCCGACGACACCGCGGCCCTCCGCGCCATGACGCAGAGCCCCGCGCATACGGGCGTCCAGGCGGACGAGGCGCGCTTCATCGACCGCGCGAGCATGGGCGTGATCATCACCGAGGACCACGTGATCAAGGACGGCCTCGCGCCGCTGGACGCCGTGAAGAGCGTGGACTTCCTCACCCGCAAGGCCGGCCTGGCGGTGGAAGAGTTCCGGCGGCACTGGCTCCTGGTGCACGCGCCCATCGCGGCGGCGATCCCCGCCCTCCGGCGCTACGTCCAGAGCCACACCCGCCGCTCGGCGTACGAGGCGGGCCGCGTGCCCGCCTACGACGGCGCGGCGATCACCTGGTACGATTCTGCGGAGGCGTTCCGCGGCGCTCTAGCCACCGCCGAGTACGCTCGCGTCGCCGCCGACGCCCCGTCCTTCCTCTCCATGGACCGGATACGCTCCATCCTCACCCGGGAGCACGTCATCGTCGGATGAACGGGGTCAGGTCTTGAAATCCAACATCGGGCCCCGGCAGCCGCTGCTGCGCCGGAGCAGAATCCGGCCCGGCAATG from Candidatus Methylomirabilota bacterium harbors:
- a CDS encoding GyrI-like domain-containing protein, which encodes MLVTLDDIKVMFVVSPSGPQGAGEAFGRLEARLPGLKGRKFYGTLLNGEYRACVALEPQDSPAAMGLETWTIPGGAYARRKLERWSERLPEIGQIFGALTAEYARDPARPNVEFYRSQKELLLFMAVTSRAESRALVP
- a CDS encoding LLM class flavin-dependent oxidoreductase, with amino-acid sequence MKFGIFYEHQLPRPWSADSEYRLLHESLAQIELADGLGYDYAWEVEHHFLEEYSHSSAPEVFLGAASQRTRRIRLGHGVIQLPTNHPIRVAERVSTLDLLSGGRVELGLGEAQGPVELHPFGRRVRDKRDVWEEAVRALIPCFTQDAVEFHGRFFDFPARNVIPKPYQKPHPPLWVACSNITTIGNAGQWGMGALGFQFVSPEAARVWVNEYYVNLTRRLAKLAEYPTNPNVAMVSAFMCAPTDEEAQEKAAGWTFFVFCLSHYGRHGMAEPGRGNMWKLYEEWRQTPKAEETLRAGLIGSPRTIRRRLREFEAARVDQVILLNQTGRTPHEDICASLELFAREVMPEFHAREEEQQRWKSQVLEGRVALEQLDTSAHTVYAHQNEDIVRLTPEELKRKMAAKEAAQAERAPGRDGDA
- a CDS encoding EthD domain-containing protein, with translation MVKVITFLKRKSGMPVEEFQSYWRTRHPEVVTRLPGVRRYVQSHTLLATYRTDEPVYDGIAEVWADDTAALRAMTQSPAHTGVQADEARFIDRASMGVIITEDHVIKDGLAPLDAVKSVDFLTRKAGLAVEEFRRHWLLVHAPIAAAIPALRRYVQSHTRRSAYEAGRVPAYDGAAITWYDSAEAFRGALATAEYARVAADAPSFLSMDRIRSILTREHVIVG